In the Streptomyces sp. SJL17-4 genome, CCGCCTCCTCTGCATCGACGAGTTCGAGCTCGACGACCCGGGCGACACCGTCCTTGTCTCCAGCCTGCTCGGCAAGCTGGTCGAATCGGGCGTGGCGCTCGCCGCCACCTCCAACACGCTCCCCGGCAAGCTCGGCGAGGGCCGCTTCGCCGCCGCCGACTTCCTGCGCGAGATCCAGGGCCTCTCGGCCCACTTCCGGCCGCTGCGCATCGACGGCGAGGACTACCGCCACCGCGGTCTGCCCGAGGCTCCGTCCCCCTACTCCGACCAGGTCGTCACGGAGACCGCGTACGCGACGCCGGGTGCCTCCCTCGACGACTTCCCGCATCTGCTCGAACACCTGGCCAGGGTTCACCCGAGCCGGTACGGCGCGCTCACCGACGACCTCACCGCTGTCTGCCTCACCGACGTCCAGCCCGTCCCGGACCAGTCGACGGCCCTCCGCCTCGTCGTCCTGGCCGACCGGCTGTACGACCGCGAGATACCCGTCCTCGCCTCCGGACTGCCCTTCGACCGACTGTTCAGCGACGAGATGCTGAACGGCGGATACCGCAAGAAGTACTTCCGGGCGATCTCCCGGCTCACCGCGCTCGCCCGCGACGCCAAGGGGCTGGTGGCGCAGTAGGTTGGAGGCCATACCCGATCGAAAGGGATCACCATGGCCGCAACGCGCAGCGCTCACGCCGTCTGGGAGGGCGACCTCCTCAAGGGCTCCGGTGTCGTCACGCTCGACTCCTCCGGTCTCGGCAAGTTCGACGTCTCCTGGCCTGCCCGCACCGAGCAGCCGAACGG is a window encoding:
- the zapE gene encoding cell division protein ZapE; the encoded protein is MSTRALSAAASTSAAPLSLCSREPHVPADRLVAEMVPPPRFDSVRFDTYLPDPNQPSQTDAVKALSSFAEGLGGAHASGAGKRRWFARKPAAPTGPRGVYLDGGYGVGKTHLLASLWHATPAEPALKAFGTFVELTNLVGALGFQQTVKTLSEHRLLCIDEFELDDPGDTVLVSSLLGKLVESGVALAATSNTLPGKLGEGRFAAADFLREIQGLSAHFRPLRIDGEDYRHRGLPEAPSPYSDQVVTETAYATPGASLDDFPHLLEHLARVHPSRYGALTDDLTAVCLTDVQPVPDQSTALRLVVLADRLYDREIPVLASGLPFDRLFSDEMLNGGYRKKYFRAISRLTALARDAKGLVAQ